In Fructilactobacillus cliffordii, a single genomic region encodes these proteins:
- the glmS gene encoding glutamine--fructose-6-phosphate transaminase (isomerizing), with protein MCGVVGVTGNKNATEILVSGLEKLQYRGYDSAGIFVDQPDGTDYLVKTTGSIADLRKKIGPEVQGTAGIGHTRWATHGGVTIENAHPQFSSDERFYLVHNGVIENFQELKDKYLQGVHFHSQTDTEVVVQLIDKFVKEGMSTQDAFNKTLSLLENSSYAFMLMDREEPETIYVAKNKSPMLIGLGDGCNVVCSDSIAMLNVTHTFLEIQDGDMCIVKPDEVIVNDADGNVAERETFEVSVDPSASDKGTYPYYMLKEIDEQPNVMRKLSAEYLDEAGHPTINADLVDAIKDSDRIYIVGAGTSYHAGLVGKMQLEKLTGIPAEVHVASEFAYEDPLLSEKPFFIFLSQSGETADSRQVLVNVNKQKLPSLTITNVANSTLSRESTFTLLLQAGPEISVASTKAYTAQIALEAILAKAVGEAKGQSAALNFDLKGQLAVVAQGMQSIVDEKNEINQIAEDYFVEANQAFYIGRGIDYTVSIEAALKLKEISYVHAEGFASGELKHGTIALIEPGTPVIGIITQAGTAGLTRSNLEETAARGAKTLSIVKKSLARPEDTFVIPDVDELLTPLLSVIPAQLLAYYTSLNKGLNVDLPRNLAKSVTVE; from the coding sequence ATGTGTGGAGTAGTTGGAGTAACCGGAAATAAAAACGCGACTGAAATTTTAGTTAGCGGCCTAGAAAAGTTACAATATCGGGGTTATGATTCGGCCGGAATCTTTGTTGACCAACCGGATGGCACTGATTACCTGGTCAAGACCACGGGAAGCATTGCCGACTTACGCAAGAAAATTGGACCAGAAGTTCAGGGAACGGCCGGAATTGGGCACACCCGCTGGGCAACCCACGGTGGAGTTACGATTGAAAATGCACACCCTCAATTTTCCAGTGACGAACGTTTTTACCTGGTTCACAATGGTGTGATCGAAAACTTCCAAGAATTAAAGGACAAGTACCTCCAAGGGGTGCACTTCCACAGCCAAACTGATACCGAAGTGGTTGTGCAGTTAATTGATAAGTTTGTGAAGGAAGGCATGAGCACCCAAGATGCCTTTAACAAGACGTTATCACTCTTAGAAAATTCATCATACGCCTTCATGTTAATGGACCGCGAAGAACCAGAAACGATTTACGTGGCTAAAAACAAGAGCCCAATGCTGATTGGATTAGGCGATGGTTGTAACGTGGTTTGTTCTGATTCGATTGCTATGTTAAATGTGACCCATACTTTCTTAGAAATTCAAGATGGCGACATGTGCATCGTGAAACCGGACGAAGTGATTGTAAACGATGCAGACGGAAACGTGGCCGAACGCGAAACCTTTGAAGTTAGTGTGGATCCAAGCGCTTCTGATAAGGGAACTTACCCATACTACATGTTAAAGGAAATTGACGAACAACCAAACGTAATGCGGAAACTTTCTGCTGAATACTTAGACGAAGCGGGACACCCGACAATCAATGCCGATTTAGTGGATGCCATTAAGGACTCCGACCGAATTTACATCGTCGGGGCAGGAACTAGTTACCATGCCGGTTTGGTCGGAAAAATGCAGTTAGAAAAGCTGACCGGGATTCCTGCTGAAGTTCACGTTGCTTCTGAATTTGCTTACGAAGACCCGTTACTGTCTGAAAAGCCATTCTTTATCTTCCTTTCGCAAAGTGGGGAAACGGCCGACAGTCGACAAGTGTTAGTTAACGTTAACAAACAGAAGCTGCCCAGCCTGACGATTACGAACGTTGCCAACTCCACGTTATCACGCGAATCAACTTTTACTTTGTTATTGCAAGCTGGTCCAGAAATTTCCGTGGCTTCCACCAAGGCTTACACCGCCCAAATTGCGCTCGAAGCTATTTTAGCTAAGGCCGTGGGTGAGGCCAAGGGACAATCAGCTGCCCTTAATTTTGATCTTAAAGGTCAACTAGCTGTAGTGGCTCAAGGAATGCAAAGTATCGTGGACGAAAAGAATGAAATTAATCAGATCGCGGAAGACTACTTCGTGGAAGCTAACCAAGCCTTCTATATCGGTCGGGGAATTGACTATACGGTTTCGATCGAAGCTGCTTTGAAGCTGAAAGAAATTTCCTACGTCCACGCCGAAGGGTTTGCCTCTGGAGAATTAAAGCACGGTACGATTGCCTTGATTGAACCAGGAACTCCCGTAATTGGCATTATTACGCAAGCTGGCACCGCTGGTTTGACGCGGAGTAATCTCGAGGAAACGGCTGCCCGTGGTGCTAAGACGCTATCGATTGTGAAAAAAAGCTTGGCTCGTCCGGAAGATACCTTTGTGATTCCGGATGTCGACGAACTATTGACGCCACTCTTGAGTGTCATTCCCGCCCAACTGTTGGCTTACTACACTAGCTTGAACAAGGGCTTGAACGTAGACTTACCACGTAACTTAGCTAAGAGTGTTACTGTGGAATAA
- the glmM gene encoding phosphoglucosamine mutase, whose product MKYFGTDGIRGIANQELTPELAFRAGRAGGYALTKRSAENHQPRVLVSRDTRISGQMLEDALVAGLLSVGIEVLRLGIVTTPGVAYLVRDQDADAGVMITASHNPAEYNGIKFFGGDGYKLSDEIEADIEAILENSVDDLPRPAAKGLGTADNYTEAGQKYLHFLAQTIPENLTGMKVVVDAANGATSSLVPRLYADLGIDFTTMATTPNGININDQVGSTHPEQLQRLVVNEGAQLGIAFDGDGDRCIAVDELGNIVDGDKIMYICGKYMDEHGRLKQDTIVTTVMSNLGMYKAMEAHGLKSVKTKVGDRYVVEEMNRNGYNLGGEQSGHIVFLDFNTTGDGMLTSLQLMSIMQATNKPLSELAAGVRKYPQSLVNVKVKDKKHAMDAPEVQEVIQQVETEMNGNGRILVRPSGTEPLLRVMVEAATQEDSQRYADQIAAIVKQANQ is encoded by the coding sequence ATGAAGTATTTTGGAACTGACGGAATTAGAGGGATTGCTAACCAAGAACTAACCCCAGAATTAGCCTTTCGGGCTGGTCGAGCTGGGGGTTATGCCCTTACCAAACGGAGTGCTGAAAATCACCAACCTCGGGTTTTGGTCTCACGTGATACTCGAATTTCTGGACAAATGTTAGAAGACGCCCTGGTAGCCGGCTTATTGTCCGTCGGGATTGAAGTGCTCCGTCTCGGAATCGTAACGACGCCTGGTGTCGCTTACTTAGTTAGAGACCAGGATGCGGATGCCGGCGTGATGATTACTGCTTCGCACAATCCAGCCGAATACAACGGAATTAAGTTCTTCGGTGGTGACGGCTACAAGCTGTCTGACGAGATTGAGGCTGACATCGAAGCCATCCTCGAAAATTCGGTGGATGATTTACCCCGCCCGGCTGCCAAAGGACTGGGAACGGCTGATAACTACACGGAAGCCGGACAAAAGTATCTTCACTTCTTAGCGCAAACAATTCCAGAAAATTTAACCGGCATGAAGGTAGTGGTGGACGCTGCTAATGGAGCCACCAGTTCGCTAGTACCACGTTTGTATGCCGACTTAGGCATTGATTTCACCACGATGGCTACGACACCAAATGGCATTAACATTAATGATCAAGTTGGTTCAACTCATCCTGAACAATTGCAACGGTTAGTGGTCAACGAAGGCGCCCAACTAGGAATTGCTTTTGATGGGGACGGTGATCGGTGTATCGCGGTTGATGAACTCGGAAACATTGTGGATGGTGACAAGATTATGTACATTTGTGGAAAGTACATGGATGAACATGGTCGTTTGAAGCAAGATACGATTGTCACCACGGTGATGAGTAACTTGGGAATGTACAAGGCTATGGAAGCCCACGGTTTAAAGAGTGTGAAGACCAAGGTCGGTGATCGGTACGTGGTAGAAGAAATGAACCGGAACGGTTACAATCTCGGTGGTGAACAATCTGGTCACATTGTCTTCTTAGACTTCAATACCACCGGAGACGGCATGTTAACTAGTTTGCAATTGATGTCGATTATGCAGGCGACGAACAAACCATTATCTGAATTAGCCGCTGGGGTACGTAAGTATCCCCAAAGTTTAGTGAACGTGAAGGTGAAAGATAAGAAACATGCAATGGATGCTCCTGAAGTTCAGGAGGTCATTCAACAGGTTGAAACGGAAATGAATGGCAACGGACGAATTTTAGTCCGACCGAGTGGAACCGAACCATTGCTCCGGGTGATGGTCGAAGCAGCGACGCAGGAGGATAGTCAGCGGTATGCTGATCAAATTGCTGCAATCGTTAAACAAGCTAATCAATAA
- a CDS encoding YbbR-like domain-containing protein, which produces MHRFMDSKVFALLFSFVIAVGLFFIVNQAKLGTPNARNNQANQQLTSDTRKQIEVPLQLNVNSEKYFVVGYPNQVQVQLKGPAALVTTTANTRNFKVIADLNDLGPGKHTVRLQQTGLNSELQATIKPAKITVNIQPRETETFPITVEYDKNQIMAGYKVTRVEQDLKKVSITGPENEMQRIDKVVAKVNLPNDVRKSTNKAAVIDAVDVKGKTVNVVISPSTTDVKLDVQKDNQKNNEENK; this is translated from the coding sequence ATGCACCGCTTTATGGATAGTAAAGTATTTGCACTGCTCTTTTCGTTTGTGATTGCCGTGGGTTTGTTTTTCATCGTGAATCAAGCTAAATTAGGCACTCCCAATGCACGCAATAATCAGGCAAACCAGCAGCTTACCTCTGATACTCGGAAGCAAATCGAGGTTCCGTTGCAACTGAACGTAAACTCTGAGAAGTATTTCGTGGTCGGGTATCCGAATCAGGTACAAGTCCAACTGAAGGGACCAGCTGCACTGGTGACTACGACCGCAAACACCAGGAACTTCAAAGTGATTGCTGATTTAAATGACCTTGGACCTGGAAAACACACAGTCCGGTTACAACAAACCGGTTTGAATTCCGAACTGCAAGCCACGATTAAGCCAGCTAAAATCACCGTGAACATTCAACCCCGTGAAACGGAAACCTTCCCCATAACGGTGGAGTACGATAAAAATCAAATCATGGCGGGGTATAAGGTAACCCGGGTCGAACAGGATCTCAAAAAGGTCAGCATCACCGGACCGGAAAATGAGATGCAACGGATTGATAAAGTGGTGGCCAAGGTGAACTTACCGAATGACGTACGCAAGTCGACCAATAAAGCAGCTGTGATTGATGCCGTGGACGTCAAGGGTAAAACCGTCAACGTGGTCATTTCTCCATCAACCACAGACGTAAAGCTCGACGTGCAAAAAGATAACCAAAAGAATAATGAAGAAAACAAGTAA
- the cdaA gene encoding diadenylate cyclase CdaA: MGINWSNILTLHNLSNVLDILVVWILIYELFMLLKGTRSIQLLRGIVVLVIAKVLSWYLGLTMTSWILDQVINWGVIGCIVIFQPEIRRGLEKLGQQSVFKQSQQANARTEKVIKALDGAIQYLSKRRIGALIAIQMKTGLEEWIEKGIALDADVSSELLINIFIPNTPLHDGAVIIKDDRIAAANAYLPPSDSKLIPRELGTRHRAAVGLSEVTDAITIVVSEETGEVSFTQNNELLRGMSQEDYLKYLRSHLLKPSQKKTWHGEVHDFFAKLMGGGK, from the coding sequence ATGGGAATTAACTGGAGTAACATTCTGACACTACACAACCTCAGCAACGTGCTGGACATTTTGGTAGTGTGGATTCTAATCTACGAATTATTTATGCTGTTAAAGGGGACCCGTTCCATCCAGCTCCTACGCGGGATTGTGGTGCTAGTGATTGCTAAGGTACTGAGCTGGTACCTTGGACTCACCATGACCTCTTGGATTTTGGATCAGGTTATTAATTGGGGAGTCATTGGTTGTATCGTGATTTTTCAACCCGAAATTCGGCGGGGACTCGAAAAATTGGGTCAACAGTCAGTCTTTAAGCAATCCCAGCAGGCTAACGCACGAACTGAAAAGGTGATTAAGGCATTGGACGGGGCAATTCAGTATCTATCTAAACGTCGGATTGGAGCGCTGATTGCGATCCAGATGAAGACCGGACTGGAAGAATGGATTGAAAAGGGAATTGCTTTGGATGCGGACGTTTCCAGTGAACTGTTGATTAACATATTTATCCCGAACACGCCACTGCACGATGGAGCCGTCATCATTAAGGATGATCGGATTGCCGCTGCCAATGCCTATTTACCTCCTTCGGACAGTAAATTAATTCCTCGGGAATTAGGAACCCGGCACCGGGCCGCCGTTGGTCTCTCTGAAGTTACCGATGCCATTACCATCGTGGTTTCTGAGGAAACGGGAGAAGTGTCGTTTACCCAGAACAACGAACTCCTGCGTGGAATGAGTCAGGAAGACTATTTAAAGTACCTGCGCAGTCATTTATTGAAACCAAGTCAGAAAAAGACTTGGCACGGGGAAGTGCACGATTTTTTTGCTAAACTAATGGGAGGTGGCAAGTAA
- a CDS encoding DUF1361 domain-containing protein: MTNRKKWQVRLFFIVWLVFIKLFIKDSLFGFLLLNTFLGYIPIELSFHIGKPKQNVLIFWFLTIVWMLFYPNAPYILTDLLHLSWLHPNDINGMLKLDGHIWFLYTCLLISALTCAFLGFWSLIHVAKAITAKLHLQMAFTNMMVTCVLIFLSSVGLYIGRFLRVHTVYLITNPKFYMHMFANMWNREMLIFVILMTIIQLVIYWIYTIIQDNSPET, translated from the coding sequence ATGACAAACAGAAAAAAATGGCAAGTCCGCTTGTTTTTCATCGTGTGGCTGGTGTTTATCAAGCTTTTTATCAAGGACTCGCTCTTCGGGTTCTTACTATTAAACACGTTTTTAGGCTACATCCCAATTGAGCTGAGTTTCCACATCGGTAAGCCCAAGCAAAATGTGCTGATTTTCTGGTTTTTAACCATCGTCTGGATGCTTTTTTATCCAAATGCCCCCTACATCTTAACCGATTTATTGCACCTATCGTGGCTCCATCCGAACGACATTAACGGAATGCTGAAGTTAGATGGTCACATCTGGTTTCTGTATACCTGCCTCTTGATTAGCGCGTTAACCTGCGCCTTTTTGGGCTTTTGGAGTTTGATTCACGTGGCCAAGGCAATTACCGCCAAGCTGCACCTCCAGATGGCCTTTACTAACATGATGGTGACCTGTGTCCTAATTTTTCTGAGCTCGGTTGGCCTCTACATCGGCCGTTTTCTGCGGGTGCACACTGTTTACCTAATTACCAATCCAAAATTTTACATGCACATGTTTGCTAACATGTGGAACCGGGAGATGCTGATTTTTGTCATCTTGATGACCATCATTCAGCTAGTCATTTACTGGATTTATACAATCATTCAGGATAACAGTCCAGAAACATAA
- the murB gene encoding UDP-N-acetylmuramate dehydrogenase, whose amino-acid sequence MTVDLTTKFNDFKILKDEPLAHYSWTKTGGPADFLAFPESDQQVEALVQYADQIDMPITVLGNASNLIVRDGGIRGLTIILTAMNHIHVDGERVIAEAGAAYIETTKVAQQAGLTGLEFAAGIPGSIGGGVFMNAGAYGGETKFVLESATVLTQELAVEVWPHEQLNFGYRHSAIQDQHAIVLGATFKLRLGHKDLIQHEMNHLNYLRKSKQPLEYPSCGSVFKRPKGHFAGKLIHEAGLQGYRAGGAEVSKKHAGFIVNVDHATATDYLHVIHHVQETVFAQTGIHLETEVRIIGVEP is encoded by the coding sequence ATGACAGTTGATTTAACTACTAAATTTAACGATTTTAAAATTTTAAAAGATGAACCATTGGCTCATTATTCTTGGACCAAAACCGGTGGACCGGCGGACTTTTTGGCCTTTCCGGAATCGGACCAGCAGGTGGAAGCGCTAGTTCAATATGCCGACCAAATCGACATGCCAATCACGGTGCTGGGCAATGCTAGTAATTTAATCGTGCGGGATGGTGGAATTCGGGGACTGACCATCATCCTGACCGCGATGAATCACATTCACGTCGACGGTGAGCGGGTAATCGCAGAAGCCGGGGCTGCTTACATAGAAACTACCAAGGTTGCCCAACAAGCTGGTCTGACTGGTCTGGAATTTGCCGCCGGGATTCCTGGTAGTATTGGTGGCGGTGTCTTTATGAACGCCGGAGCTTATGGTGGTGAAACCAAATTTGTGTTGGAATCAGCTACTGTTTTAACGCAGGAACTGGCCGTTGAAGTTTGGCCGCACGAGCAGTTGAACTTTGGCTATCGTCACAGTGCGATTCAGGATCAACACGCGATTGTACTGGGGGCCACTTTCAAGCTCCGTCTGGGTCACAAAGATTTGATTCAACACGAAATGAATCATTTAAATTACTTGCGCAAGTCCAAGCAACCCCTTGAATATCCGTCCTGCGGGAGCGTCTTTAAGCGACCGAAGGGACACTTCGCTGGCAAGCTGATTCACGAAGCTGGCTTGCAAGGCTATCGGGCAGGCGGGGCCGAGGTGTCGAAAAAACACGCTGGCTTTATTGTCAACGTGGACCATGCCACCGCTACTGACTACCTGCACGTGATTCATCACGTCCAGGAGACGGTCTTTGCCCAAACTGGGATTCACTTAGAAACCGAAGTTCGGATTATCGGAGTGGAACCATAA
- a CDS encoding 3'-5' exonuclease, with protein MNFVAIDFETATHQRASACSVALTVVRNDQVVDEFYSLINPETSFNWRNIQVHGIHQRDVQTAPTFPAIWEIIKPFFKPHRLVIAHNNRFDNSVLKKSLERYELPVPHYQTLDTVKTAKKFYPEFPNHKLNTVSERLGITLEHHHNALDDSLACANILLAQQQQFGPAALRPFITNI; from the coding sequence GTGAATTTTGTCGCCATTGATTTTGAAACCGCAACGCATCAGCGCGCTAGTGCGTGCTCCGTGGCCCTGACGGTCGTGCGTAACGACCAGGTGGTTGACGAATTTTATTCGTTAATCAACCCCGAAACGTCCTTTAACTGGCGCAACATCCAGGTCCATGGGATTCACCAACGCGACGTCCAAACGGCGCCAACGTTTCCAGCAATTTGGGAAATCATCAAACCATTTTTCAAACCCCACCGCTTGGTAATTGCCCACAACAACCGCTTCGATAACAGCGTCTTAAAAAAGAGTTTAGAACGCTACGAGCTCCCGGTCCCTCACTATCAAACCCTGGATACGGTTAAAACCGCGAAAAAGTTCTATCCGGAGTTTCCGAACCACAAGCTTAACACGGTCAGTGAGCGACTGGGAATTACGTTGGAACATCACCACAACGCCTTGGATGACAGTTTAGCGTGTGCCAACATTTTGCTCGCCCAACAGCAACAATTCGGTCCGGCAGCGCTGCGACCTTTTATTACCAACATTTAA
- a CDS encoding GNAT family N-acetyltransferase: MSEEVRIRAAVPADAAGLLTLVKRLQQETDLITVDEQLDRLTLDKEAAILERLNTLGTNLVAVASLDTTLVGLVTIMEQTPAVGELGIAVLNDYQGVGLGSALLDLAVDWFTKLSRLQRLLLTVKESNQRALRLYQHAGFQLTARHHDILTMTYKNDQSESASQ; encoded by the coding sequence ATGAGTGAGGAAGTACGAATCCGCGCCGCGGTTCCAGCAGATGCAGCGGGGCTATTAACCTTAGTGAAACGGCTCCAACAGGAAACGGATTTAATCACGGTTGATGAACAGCTGGACCGGTTAACTTTGGATAAGGAAGCGGCAATTCTCGAACGTTTAAACACTTTGGGGACGAATCTAGTGGCCGTGGCATCCTTGGATACAACGTTGGTTGGTCTCGTGACCATCATGGAGCAAACTCCGGCGGTGGGAGAACTCGGAATTGCTGTGCTCAACGATTACCAGGGGGTGGGATTAGGTTCCGCGCTCCTCGACCTGGCCGTAGATTGGTTTACGAAGCTTAGCCGATTACAACGGTTGCTGTTGACGGTTAAAGAGTCGAACCAACGGGCGCTTCGGTTATACCAACACGCTGGCTTTCAGCTCACCGCCCGGCACCATGACATTCTTACCATGACATACAAAAACGACCAGTCAGAATCAGCTTCCCAGTAA
- the tsaE gene encoding tRNA (adenosine(37)-N6)-threonylcarbamoyltransferase complex ATPase subunit type 1 TsaE: MEKQVVVTKPAETEALGEQLAQQLQPGDVILLDGDLGAGKTTFTKGIARGLGIRQTVKSPSFPIIREYQSGRLPLYHMDVYRLETGGAADLGLDEYFAGDGVSVVEWSQFAETELPEHYLQVAIERQDDVDADQRRLTLRAHGDRFETLLAQLGFSDE, encoded by the coding sequence ATGGAAAAACAGGTAGTGGTCACGAAGCCGGCGGAAACAGAAGCCTTGGGAGAACAACTAGCGCAGCAACTCCAACCGGGTGATGTGATTCTGTTAGATGGAGATCTGGGTGCAGGCAAAACCACCTTTACGAAGGGGATTGCTCGCGGTTTGGGGATTCGGCAGACCGTGAAGAGTCCCAGTTTTCCGATTATCCGAGAGTATCAATCAGGACGGCTCCCACTCTACCACATGGACGTTTATCGGTTAGAAACCGGGGGAGCCGCCGACCTCGGCTTAGATGAATATTTTGCTGGCGACGGGGTGAGCGTGGTGGAATGGTCGCAATTTGCGGAAACCGAGCTACCCGAGCATTATCTGCAGGTTGCAATCGAACGCCAGGATGACGTTGATGCTGACCAACGACGGTTAACCCTGCGCGCTCACGGAGATCGGTTTGAAACTTTGTTAGCTCAGTTGGGGTTTTCCGATGAGTGA
- the pta gene encoding phosphate acetyltransferase has translation MDLFESLKSKIKGQSIRIVFPEGNDERIISAAHGLQAEALIHPILLGQEADITATAAKMNVDLDGVEIIDYQNVDSEQTQAMVQAIVDRRGGKTSAMEALEWLKDPNYFGTTMVYMGQADGMVSGASHPTGDTIRPALQIIKTKPDVNLISSAFIMQRDETRLIFADCAININPDENQLAEIATETAKTAALFDVDPKVAMLSFSTKGSAKGAEVEKVQKATKIAHEQAPDLALDGELQFDAAVVPAVAKAKAPDSQVAGSANVFVFPDLQSGNIGYKIAQRLGGFEAIGPILQGLNKPVSDLSRGCNAADVYKVAIITATQAL, from the coding sequence ATGGATTTATTTGAAAGTTTGAAAAGCAAAATTAAAGGTCAATCCATTCGCATCGTTTTTCCCGAGGGAAATGACGAACGAATCATTAGTGCCGCACATGGTTTACAAGCAGAAGCACTAATTCACCCCATTTTACTGGGACAAGAAGCTGACATTACGGCCACCGCGGCCAAAATGAACGTTGACCTGGATGGCGTTGAAATTATCGACTACCAAAACGTTGATAGTGAACAAACGCAAGCCATGGTGCAGGCCATCGTGGACCGGCGGGGTGGCAAGACGTCTGCCATGGAAGCCTTAGAATGGTTAAAGGATCCGAACTACTTTGGAACGACCATGGTTTACATGGGTCAAGCCGATGGAATGGTTTCTGGAGCTAGTCATCCGACGGGCGATACCATCAGACCTGCTTTACAAATCATTAAAACCAAACCAGACGTGAACCTCATCAGTAGCGCCTTCATCATGCAACGTGACGAAACCCGCTTAATCTTTGCGGATTGTGCGATTAACATTAACCCAGATGAAAACCAACTCGCTGAAATTGCGACGGAAACCGCTAAAACGGCGGCCTTGTTTGATGTGGATCCCAAAGTGGCCATGTTGAGCTTCTCCACCAAGGGTTCCGCTAAGGGTGCTGAAGTGGAAAAAGTCCAAAAAGCGACGAAAATTGCGCACGAACAAGCTCCCGACCTAGCTCTGGACGGTGAATTACAATTTGATGCTGCCGTGGTTCCGGCAGTTGCGAAGGCAAAAGCACCGGACTCACAAGTAGCGGGCTCAGCTAACGTCTTCGTCTTCCCTGATTTGCAATCCGGAAACATTGGTTACAAGATTGCCCAACGACTTGGTGGCTTTGAAGCCATTGGACCTATCTTACAAGGTCTAAACAAACCCGTTTCGGACTTATCTCGGGGTTGCAACGCGGCTGATGTTTACAAGGTCGCTATCATTACGGCCACCCAGGCCTTATAA
- a CDS encoding uracil-DNA glycosylase — MKRFIDNDWWPILEPEFQKPYYQKLRQFLVNEYRNQTIYPAMQRIFQAFEWTPFSDTKVVILGQDPYHGPHQAIGLSFAVEPNVTLPPSLRNIYKELDNDLGIKPVHHGYLKHWADQGVLLLNSVLTVRDGQAYSHQGHGWEQLTDYAIAKLSERPEPVVFILWGRSARNKLKLIDQETNVVIQSAHPSPLSANRGFFGSRPFSKTNAALTAMGETPIDWQLPEHVTMTN; from the coding sequence ATGAAACGATTTATTGATAATGACTGGTGGCCCATTTTAGAGCCGGAGTTTCAAAAGCCTTACTACCAAAAGTTACGGCAGTTTTTGGTCAATGAATACCGGAATCAGACCATTTATCCGGCCATGCAGCGGATCTTTCAAGCCTTTGAATGGACACCGTTTTCAGACACCAAAGTGGTCATCTTAGGGCAGGATCCGTACCATGGTCCGCACCAGGCAATTGGGTTAAGCTTTGCGGTGGAGCCCAACGTTACGTTGCCTCCGTCGTTGCGCAACATCTACAAGGAGTTGGACAACGATTTGGGGATTAAGCCCGTGCACCACGGTTATTTAAAGCACTGGGCGGACCAAGGTGTACTACTCTTGAACTCCGTTTTGACCGTTCGTGATGGCCAGGCGTATTCGCACCAGGGTCATGGTTGGGAACAACTAACGGACTATGCGATTGCCAAGTTGTCGGAACGGCCGGAGCCCGTTGTTTTCATTCTCTGGGGTCGGTCAGCGCGTAACAAGCTTAAGCTCATTGACCAGGAAACCAACGTTGTGATTCAATCTGCCCATCCCAGTCCGCTGTCTGCTAATCGAGGTTTCTTCGGGTCACGACCGTTTTCAAAAACCAACGCGGCCCTAACCGCAATGGGAGAAACTCCGATTGACTGGCAATTGCCAGAACACGTTACGATGACAAATTAG
- the smpB gene encoding SsrA-binding protein SmpB, whose protein sequence is MAHTKRKPQTDNVVATNRKARHDYFIEQTYEAGLVLTGTEIKSVRERRVNLKDGFVSIRNGEAYLMNVHINEYTEGNQFNHDPLRNRKLLLHKKEIKHLQEAVQTKGVTVVPLKMYLKHNFAKVLIGISKGKHSYDKRETIKRRDQQRQIDRVMKHY, encoded by the coding sequence ATGGCGCATACGAAACGGAAGCCCCAAACGGATAACGTGGTGGCGACCAACCGCAAGGCTCGCCACGATTATTTCATTGAGCAAACGTATGAAGCAGGGCTGGTGTTAACTGGAACGGAAATCAAATCGGTCCGGGAACGCCGGGTGAACCTCAAAGATGGTTTTGTTTCAATCCGCAACGGGGAAGCCTACCTGATGAACGTGCACATTAATGAATATACTGAGGGAAATCAATTTAATCATGATCCGTTGCGCAACCGGAAACTGTTGTTACACAAAAAAGAAATCAAGCATTTACAAGAAGCGGTGCAGACCAAGGGAGTTACAGTTGTTCCCCTCAAGATGTACCTAAAACACAATTTTGCGAAGGTTTTAATTGGCATTTCCAAAGGGAAACACAGTTACGATAAGCGTGAAACCATCAAACGGCGCGATCAACAACGCCAAATTGATCGGGTTATGAAACATTATTAA